One Salvia splendens isolate huo1 chromosome 12, SspV2, whole genome shotgun sequence genomic window carries:
- the LOC121759656 gene encoding uncharacterized protein LOC121759656 isoform X2, translating into MARIVRVPPSVNLMVEDILFLLRIQQIIILYLYLKRTRRFTRRVRNHQVRYSLIERIPPQVRHMNRLTAVSDVDCFSNLRMDRNAFGRLCILLRDRGGLRNGRFVLLEEQVAIFLGILAHHKKNRPSGFEFRRSGETISHYVHLVLKAVLKLHTILLPRPDPVTNNCVDPRWQHFKGCIGALDGTYINVLVRTLDKPRYRTRKGQIATNTLAACDRNMKFLYFLPGWEGSAGDSRVLRDAVTREGGLRVNKGTYYLCDNGYANSEGFLTPYKNVRYHLKEWGVGTQRPQNARELFNLRHTRARNIIERAFAVLKMRWGILRSATFYPIKIQIRLIMACFLLHNFVRGEMHNDPIEQHVDGDTQPLVDEEIHGDLEFVDQVEPTSEWNQMRDDLANSMWSNRANVDGN; encoded by the exons ATGGCCCGTATTGTTCGTGTACCCCCTTCCGTTAACCTGATGGTGGAAGATATACTTTTTTTGTTGCGTATTCAACAAATCATCATTCTGTACTTATACTTGAAAAGAACAAGGCGTTTTACACGTCGTGTAAGAAATCACCAAGTTAGGTATTCACTAATTGAGCGAATCCCTCCACAAGTGAGGCATATGAACAGGCTCACTGCAGTTAGTGATGTCGACTGTTTTTCGAACCTCCGTATGGATAGGAATGCATTTGGACGATTGTGTATTCTTTTAAGAGACCGTGGTGGACTACGgaatggtcgatttgtgttacTAGAGGAGCAAGTAGCAATTTTCCTAGGCATTTTAGCCCATCATAAGAAAAATAGACCTTCTGGATTTGAATTTCGTCGTTCGGGTGAAACCATTTCTCACTATGTGCATCTTGTACTTAAAGCGGTACTCAAGTTGCATACAATTTTATTGCCTCGGCCTGATCCGGTGACAAACAATTGTGTTGATCCACGATGGCAACACTTCAAG GGTTGTATTGGCGCTTTGGACGGCACTTACATAAATGTGCTCGTAAGGACCTTAGACAAGCCACGATATCGCACGCGAAAGGGCCAAATCGCGACCAATACTCTTGCTGCGTGTGACCGCAATATGAAGTTCTTATACTTTTTACCCGGGTGGGAGGGATCGGCGGGTGACTCTCGAGTGCTTAGGGATGCTGTCACTAGAGAAGGTGGATTGAGAGTAAACAAAG GAACTTATTATCTATGTGATAATGGATACGCAAACAGTGAAGGATTCCTTACTCCGTATAAAAACGTGCGCTATCATTTGAAGGAATGGGGAGTCGGGACCCAGCGTCCGCAAAATGCACGAGAATTGTTTAATCTAAGGCATACTAGAGCTCGTAACATAATTGAGAGGGCCTTTGCAGTGCTAAAGATGAGATGGGGTATCTTACGGAGTGCTACTTTCTATCCGATTAAGATCCAGATCCGGTTAATCATGGCATGCTTCCTGCTACACAATTTCGTACGGGGTGAGATGCACAATGATCCAATTGAGCAACACGTTGACGGAGATACACAACCTCTGGTCGATGAGGAGATTCATGGTGACCTAGAATTCGTAGATCAAGTAGAGCCAACTTCAGAATGGAACCAAATGCGGGATGACTTGGCTAACTCCATGTGGAGTAAT CGAGCCAATGTCGACGGTAACTGA
- the LOC121757768 gene encoding MLO protein homolog 1-like, whose translation MKSSGDRSLEETSTCVAVVCAVFVVISIGIEHLIESFEKWFKKREKLEKIKAELMLLGFISLLLTVGTSYVAKICVPKDLGNKWLPCDKEDTDDHDNNGDERKNEHRRLLSYGEEMVWLRALASGTDQYDYCANKGKVSLISYSGIHQLHIFVFVLAVMHVLYSVILMVLGHAKMKKWKKWELETSSTDYQFNNDPDRFRFARQTSFVRRHSGIYNTPIIKWIVAFFRQFSGSISKVDYMTIRNGFITAHFAPNTKFDFHKYIKRSMEDDYKSVLGISIPLWFFAIMFLFFNVYRWHTLAWISLIPLIIILLVGTKLELVIVEMAQQIQDRTTVVRGAPLVEPSNNFFWFNRPQWILFLIHFTLFKNAYQMAYFLWKWYEFGITTCFHEAIFVILIRVFLGLGLQIVSSYITFPLYTLVTQMGSNMKTSIFEEQTSKALKKWHQAAKQRNKQRKDNASVTMSGNSTPVHGSSPIHLLHNYKIRSNAPDEVSDTELSEIDTSKHTTLPPPQSHNIDFSFGNSSQHN comes from the exons atgaaaa GCTCCGGAGACCGATCTCTCGAAGAAACCTCCACATGCGTTGCGGTCGTATGTGCAGTGTTTGTTGTTATATCCATCGGTATAGAACACTTGATCGAGTCCTTTGAAAAG TGGTTTAAGAAGCGAGAGAAGCTTGAAAAGATCAAAGCAG AACTAATGTTGCTCGGGTTTATATCGTTACTTCTGACCGTGGGCACGTCATATGTGGCAAAAATATGTGTGCCTAAAGACCTCGGAAATAAATGGCTCCCGTGCGACAAAGAGGATACAGACGACCACGACAACAACGGCGATGAACGGAAAAATGAGCATAGAAGGTTGCTTTCATATGGTGAAGAGATGGTGTGGCTTAGAGCTTTGGCCTCTGGGACTGATCAGTATGATTATTGTGCCAATAAA gGGAAAGTGTCGTTGATATCGTATTCTGGGATTCACCAATTGCACATCTTCGTATTTGTGCTGGCAGTTATGCATGTTCTTTATAGTGTAATTCTCATGGTATTAGGCCATGCCAAA ATGAAGAAGTGGAAGAAGTGGGAACTGGAGACATCGTCTACGGACTACCAATTTAACAAcg ATCCTGATAGATTTAGGTTTGCTCGTCAAACCTCATTCGTCAGACGTCATTCAGGAATCTACAACACTCCCATTATCAAATGGATT GTAGCATTTTTCAGGCAATTTTCTGGATCAATATCAAAAGTTGACTACATGACCATTCGCAATGGATTTATTACC GCCCATTTTGCACCGAATACCAAATTTGACTTccacaaatatataaaaagatCAATGGAAGACGATTATAAATCGGTCTTGGGTATAAG CATTCCCTTATGGTTCTTTGCAATTATGTTTTTATTCTTCAACGTCTATA GATGGCATACATTGGCTTGGATTTCCTTAATTCCACTCATA ATAATTTTATTAGTTGGGACGAAACTTGAATTGGTGATAGTGGAGATGGCTCAACAAATCCAAGATCGAACAACTGTAGTGAGAGGAGCTCCACTTGTGGAGCCAAGTAACAACTTCTTTTGGTTTAATCGCCCACAGTGGATACTCTTTCTCATACACTTTACCTTATTTAAG AATGCATATCAAATGGCCTACTTCTTATGGAAGTGG TACGAATTTGGAATTACGACGTGCTTCCACGAGGccatttttgtaattttgattAGAGTTTTCTTAGGGTTAGGGCTTCAAATAGTGAGCAGCTACATCACATTCCCACTCTACACCTTGGTCACACAG ATGGGATCAAACATGAAGACGTCGATATTCGAAGAGCAAACATCAAAGGCTCTGAAGAAATGGCACCAAGCCGCGAAGCAACGAAACAAACAACGGAAAGATAATGCTTCTGTCACCATGAGTGGGAATTCTACCCCTGTTCATGGCTCATCGCCAATTCATCTGCTACACAACTATAAAATTAGGTCTAATGCACCCGACGAGGTTTCTGACACTGAGCTCTCCGAAATCGACACTTCCAAACACACCACTCTCCCACCTCCGCAATCTCATAATATCGATTTTTCATTTGGCAATTCATCTCAACATAATTGA
- the LOC121759657 gene encoding uncharacterized protein LOC121759657, whose product MSEARTNAPSAGGSQCTQGRSQYRRSSFRPCDRPRRSWSDREELILISALKELVATGWKSDNGFRGGYAQKIEEWLKNEFPTTDLKATPHIQSKITTWKRNYYSLSKILDRSGVGFNVHNDFKIDCSDDQWDQIVRQDPNARTMRHKAWPLWDDWKMIFGNDRATGGTAEGIGEAVANNTTDEAFTSIGESADYYPSFEDFLGSDQVQPGYTNEVVDDNSAQSGQNVAANTNAPPAPAPKKMTRKRKSCDDDSALLNLLSNLHAETNARLDKLTARIGYEIDLGQARKEIFRHLGNIPELTESQRYDLCDIIGKENSRLEIFTGLPDASKPGYVRRIIEKEGLN is encoded by the exons ATGTCTGAGGCACGGACTAATGCACCTAGTGCCGGTGGCAGCCAATGCACCCAAG GCCGCAGTCAGTATCGCCGCTCAAGCTTCCGCCCGTGCGACCGCCCTCGCAGATCTTGGTCTGACCGTGAAGAGCTGATACTAATCTCCGCTTTGAAGGAACTTGTTGCCACAGGATGGAAGTCAGACAATGGCTTCCGAGGTGGATATGCACAAAAGATAGAGGAATGGTTGAAAAATGAGTTCCCAACTACTGATTTGAAGGCAACGCCACACATTCAATCCAAGATTACTACATGGAAAAGGAACTACTACTCGCTGTCCAAAATACTCGACCGTAGTGGGGTTGGCTTCAACGTACACAAtgatttcaaaattgattgCTCGGATGACCAATGGGATCAAATCGTGAGG CAAGATCCCAATGCCCGCACCATGCGCCACAAAGCTTGGCCTCTCTGGGATGATTGGAAGATGATATTTGGGAACGATAGGGCCACTGGAGGGACTGCTGAGGGTATTGGCGAGGCAGTGGCTAACAATACCACGGATGAGGCATTTACATCTATCGGGGAAAGTGCTGATTACTACCCAAGCTTTGAAGACTTTCTAGGGTCTGATCAAGTCCAACCCGGCTACACAAATGAAGTTGTTGATGACAACAGCGCTCAAAGTGGGCAGAACGTGGCTGCAAACACTAATGCGCCTCCTGCTCCTGCTCCAAAAAAAATGACTCGTAAACGCAAGAGCTGTGATGATGATTCTGCTTTGCTCAACCTCCTTAGCAACTTGCATGCTGAAACGAATGCACGTTTGGATAAGTTGACCGCTCGTATTGGTTATGAGATCGACTTGGGCCAAGCTAGGAAAGAGATCTTCCGTCATTTGGGAAACATCCCGGAGCTGACAGAGTCTCAGCGCTACGACCTCTGCGACATCATCGGTAAGGAGAACTCGAGGCTGGAAATCTTCACCGGCCTCCCTGACGCCTCAAAGCCGGGATATGTGAGGCGCATCATTGAGAAAGAAGGTCTTAATTAG
- the LOC121759656 gene encoding uncharacterized protein LOC121759656 isoform X1 has translation MARIVRVPPSVNLMVEDILFLLRIQQIIILYLYLKRTRRFTRRVRNHQVRYSLIERIPPQVRHMNRLTAVSDVDCFSNLRMDRNAFGRLCILLRDRGGLRNGRFVLLEEQVAIFLGILAHHKKNRPSGFEFRRSGETISHYVHLVLKAVLKLHTILLPRPDPVTNNCVDPRWQHFKGCIGALDGTYINVLVRTLDKPRYRTRKGQIATNTLAACDRNMKFLYFLPGWEGSAGDSRVLRDAVTREGGLRVNKGTYYLCDNGYANSEGFLTPYKNVRYHLKEWGVGTQRPQNARELFNLRHTRARNIIERAFAVLKMRWGILRSATFYPIKIQIRLIMACFLLHNFVRGEMHNDPIEQHVDGDTQPLVDEEIHGDLEFVDQVEPTSEWNQMRDDLANSMWSNVCFYVTFPNLIWLILPRIVRLHLLYKQYLIVRLL, from the exons ATGGCCCGTATTGTTCGTGTACCCCCTTCCGTTAACCTGATGGTGGAAGATATACTTTTTTTGTTGCGTATTCAACAAATCATCATTCTGTACTTATACTTGAAAAGAACAAGGCGTTTTACACGTCGTGTAAGAAATCACCAAGTTAGGTATTCACTAATTGAGCGAATCCCTCCACAAGTGAGGCATATGAACAGGCTCACTGCAGTTAGTGATGTCGACTGTTTTTCGAACCTCCGTATGGATAGGAATGCATTTGGACGATTGTGTATTCTTTTAAGAGACCGTGGTGGACTACGgaatggtcgatttgtgttacTAGAGGAGCAAGTAGCAATTTTCCTAGGCATTTTAGCCCATCATAAGAAAAATAGACCTTCTGGATTTGAATTTCGTCGTTCGGGTGAAACCATTTCTCACTATGTGCATCTTGTACTTAAAGCGGTACTCAAGTTGCATACAATTTTATTGCCTCGGCCTGATCCGGTGACAAACAATTGTGTTGATCCACGATGGCAACACTTCAAG GGTTGTATTGGCGCTTTGGACGGCACTTACATAAATGTGCTCGTAAGGACCTTAGACAAGCCACGATATCGCACGCGAAAGGGCCAAATCGCGACCAATACTCTTGCTGCGTGTGACCGCAATATGAAGTTCTTATACTTTTTACCCGGGTGGGAGGGATCGGCGGGTGACTCTCGAGTGCTTAGGGATGCTGTCACTAGAGAAGGTGGATTGAGAGTAAACAAAG GAACTTATTATCTATGTGATAATGGATACGCAAACAGTGAAGGATTCCTTACTCCGTATAAAAACGTGCGCTATCATTTGAAGGAATGGGGAGTCGGGACCCAGCGTCCGCAAAATGCACGAGAATTGTTTAATCTAAGGCATACTAGAGCTCGTAACATAATTGAGAGGGCCTTTGCAGTGCTAAAGATGAGATGGGGTATCTTACGGAGTGCTACTTTCTATCCGATTAAGATCCAGATCCGGTTAATCATGGCATGCTTCCTGCTACACAATTTCGTACGGGGTGAGATGCACAATGATCCAATTGAGCAACACGTTGACGGAGATACACAACCTCTGGTCGATGAGGAGATTCATGGTGACCTAGAATTCGTAGATCAAGTAGAGCCAACTTCAGAATGGAACCAAATGCGGGATGACTTGGCTAACTCCATGTGGAGTAATGTGTGTTTTTATGTGACTTTTCCAAATTTAATTTGGTTAATTTTGCCTAGAATTGTCAGATTACATCTGTTATATAAGCAGTATCTTATTGTGAggttattataa
- the LOC121756889 gene encoding probable protein phosphatase 2C 27, with protein sequence MAAGAELTHPFTIVESDFSNDNSGEVSEVKDVIVSDNSEELPQTVNGKPPWHLSVVRHSLGADALMPPSELDSCHGVTGVKSPTDLISSYTPIFRSGSCAEKGPKPYMEDEHICVDDLPQYLSDVSGFSSSAAFYGVFDGHGGTDASSFVKTNILNFIVKSSCFPACMEKAIKSAFLKADYAFADDSSLDISSGTTALTAFISGRKLIVANAGDCRAVLGKRGKAIEMSKDHKPNYASERQRIEKLGGAIYDGYLNGQLSVSRALGDWHMKGPKGCSCPLSAEPELQETWLTEEDEFLIMACDGLWDVMSSQCAVTMARKELMLHNDPQRCSREVVREALKRNTCDNLTVVVVCFSQDPPPRIEIVPGRVRRSISAEGLNLLKGVLEGN encoded by the exons ATGGCTGCGGGTGCTGAGTTAACACATCCATTTACTATTGTAGAAAGCGATTTTAGTAATGATAATAGCGGTGAGGTTTCTGAGGTAAAAGATGTAATAGTATCAGATAACTCTGAAGAACTGCCGCAGACAGTGAATGGTAAACCGCCGTGGCATTTGTCAGTTGTGCGGCACTCTCTCGGAGCTGATGCTCTCATGCCGCCTTCGGAGTTG GATTCTTGTCATGGAGTGACTGGAGTCAAGTCCCCTACAGATCTAATATCTAGCTATACACCGATTTTTCGGTCTGGAAGCTGTGCTGAGAAAGGTCCTAAGCCATACATGGAGGACGAACATATCTGTGTAGACGACTTACCCCAATATCTAAGTGATGTCTCTGGTTTCTCTTCAAGTGCAGCTTTCTATGGG GTGTTTGATGGCCATGGAGGCACAGATGCCTCGTCGTTTGTCAAGACCAATATTCTCAATTTTATAGTCAAGAGCTCCTGTTTTCCAGCTTGCATGGAGAAAGCAATCAAGAGTGCATTTCTTAAAGCTGATTACGCGTTTGCAGATGATAGTTCCCTCGACATATCATCTGGCACCACGGCCTTGACTGCCTTCATATCTGGAAG AAAATTGATTGTCGCAAATGCTGGAGACTGTCGAGCCGTCCTGGGGAAGCGAGGTAAAGCAATCGAGATGTCTAAAGATCACAAGCCAAATTATGCTTCTGAGAGGCAAAGAATCGAGAAACTAGGAGGAGCCATCTATGACGGTTACCTCAACGGGCAGCTCTCCGTGTCACGGGCGCTGGGAGATTGGCACATGAAGGGGCCAAAAGGGTGCAGCTGCCCTCTGAGCGCCGAGCCTGAGTTGCAGGAGACATGGCTGACGGAGGAGGACGAGTTCTTGATCATGGCCTGCGACGGCCTCTGGGACGTGATGAGCAGCCAATGTGCAGTCACAATGGCTAGGAAAGAGTTGATGCTTCACAACGACCCTCAACGATGCTCGAGAGAAGTGGTTAGGGAGGCGCTGAAACGCAACACGTGTGATAATCTGACGGTGGTGGTCGTCTGCTTCTCGCAGGATCCTCCGCCCCGGATTGAGATTGTCCCGGGCCGAGTTCGGCGGAGCATATCGGCAGAAGGGCTGAATCTTCTCAAAGGCGTGTTGGAAGGTAACTAG